Part of the Primulina huaijiensis isolate GDHJ02 chromosome 15, ASM1229523v2, whole genome shotgun sequence genome is shown below.
TTACTGTgaattgaataaattatttaacttagttgaaattcaaaatattctatttaatttACTGTgaattgaataaattatttaacttagttgaaattcaaaatattctatttaatttACTGTgaattgaataaattatttaacttagttgaaattcaaaatattctatttaatttACTGTgaattgaataaattatttaacttagttgaaattcaaaatattctatttaatttACTGTgaattgaataaattatttaacttagTTGAAATTCAAATCggtttaaatatattaataaatatataaatggaTATTCGATGAaatagaataattaaaaatattctaaaattatTACTTCTAGAATAAAATCAAAGCACAATAAACCTATACAACTTAATAATATTGAGACcatgaaattttgataatttaaaaatataacaattaatcgataaattaattaattattccaaagattaatttttttaatttgagaaatataaatttaattacataaaaaaaattacgtttcACTACTATCAGTATCATATTTCTTgagttattatataaaaaaaaattattgtatacatacatatttttataaaaataagtaaGTATTGTTCATTGTTTTTAATGACTAAATAGCATTGACTATATtgtcaaatcaaataaatttcacaatataatatctataattttataaaattactaATTTATGATACCGTCGTCGTcactataaatttataaaagattcttctagaaaaatattttattaatttatcgaaattatgaATTAACCAAATTGATACAAGTCGAgacctaaaaaaaaaatttattttaaaaaaattattaatctatAAAAGATTAATATATAGAGATTTTACCACGTATAGGTGGGAggctatttttattttatttgacaagATAATTAATATCATTTAATGCAAAATTTGAGTAATCCCACATATTTGAGTAATCCATGATTAGAGGATTGGTTGTTGGGTTTAGGTAGTAGTGCCCATCGACTCGTAGTAGGTAGACAAGACACCCTATTTCTTCTTACGTTTGCATTTACATACATCAACATGACATTTGAACTTGTAtgattgtaattgtttttttattctataaaaatttaccaatttatttacaataatttttttagaaaaaaataatttttacctaaaaaatgaattaaatggtaatcaaattttattaatttacagaataggtctcatgtgagaccgtctcacgaatcttaatttgtgagacgggtcaaccctacctatattcacaataaaaagtaatactattagcaaaaaaagtaatactttttcatggatgaccaaataaaagatccgtctcacaagtacgacccgtgagatcgtctcacaaaagtttttagCCAATGTACAAATGGTCAAGTGCCCTTTATTTATAGTCCTTCCTTCCCATATATTtaggttgattttttttttcgtcTATCCTATATATACAGTccaattttcatatttaatattattttctctACTCTTTTATCAATCTagctttatttaatttgtttttttttaattactgctttatttcattaaattactaaaacattcataaaaaaaagagtaaaatgAAGAATTTCTttgtaaatgttattttttcaattattttcttaatttgtatGAAATTCATACAAAtctaaatacatgagttggagagaataaaattgattaaaaacattattttttttaaaaaaaatacaactttCTTCTAAATTTACAGTGTTTGGTtacaaaaactattttaaaaatagggGCTTCGTAATTTCGTATATCTAAAAAAATTGCCTGACGTAAATCATGCGTAAGGTTAACGAATTGAGAATATGATGTGTTCGAAAAAATACGAGTTTAAATACATTATGATAAAAATTTCaggagaaataaaattttaaattcgaaTTTCTAAAAATTCAATGCCTTCAATTTAAGAATTTCAACAGAGAGTAGGGTAATAAGAGAGCTTCATAATTGTTATTTTATCATAGTAAATATATGGCGAAAGTCACTAACCACAACTAAGACTCTAATATATTAAATGGTTGAGGTCCATTTCAGATTCAACCTCTCAATTTGTTCATGTACCAATTTAAACCCTAAAATTTTTTGTTATCTTGAAATATCTTCAACGTTAATTCGGCCGTTCTAACGCGTAAATCTCGCGTATTTTATTCTACCCCAAAATAAAATCCTAGTaactattattttcattttatcatTCGATTTCTCGTTGATTCCTCCATTCAATCCGTGGAGGAATTAGagaaaatttaattatgaaatgaagATAAGATTTTCAGGGTTTTAGTTTGAGGGCGGAATAAAATACTTGAAATTCACGTGTGCGAACGGTTAATTGTTGATCCGCGGGTTCAAATTGAGGACTTTTTCgggtaaattttaaaatatttagggACTCAATCGGTACATGAGTAAATTTTGGAACTAAATCATGAATAGACCCAAAATATAAGGACCATTATGGTTTTTCATCCCCTCAATTATatgttggcaaaaacttgtgtgagacggtctcacgggtcgtattttgtgagacatgtatcttatttgagtcatccatgaaaaaatattactttttatgctaagagtattattttttattgtgaatatcgataggattgatccgtctgatagataaagatttgtgagacggaATCACATGAGTCTTAGTCTAATATGTTTCTTAAGCCATATTTAGTTTCTTTGAAAAGATTAATGTAACTTTTGGATACACATTGCGACAAACATGATATacgaaaacaaaaataaaattatcttcCTTTTGATGAAGTgaaattatttgtatttttttcaattttcacaTATATATGAAATTCATCGTccctcttatttgagtcatccatgaaaaaatattactttttatgctaagagtattattttttattgtgaatatcgataggattgatccgtctcacagataaagatttgtgagaccgaaTCACATGAACCCTACTCTAATATGTTTCTCAAGCCATATTTCGTTTCTTTGAAAAGATTAATGTAACTTTTGGATACACATTGCGACAAACATGATATacgaaaacaaaaataaaattatctaaCATGTGTAGACGATGAATTTCATATATAtgtgaaaattgaaaaaaatacaaataatttcACTTCATCAAAAGGgagataaatttaatttataaaacaatatattattGATTCATCTATCCATTGATATTTTgagaaatttatatttttgatattatataaTCACGTCAAAAATTGGTAATAAGTCGGATTTAAACCCGACCTCATATTTATGaaatagaaattaaaaatatgataaaatttggGCTCACCAAACCTTCACACCTACCACCACAACTTTCCGCCGTTCAACCCACCAATATGTTGTGATGTAATCACCCCCGGGGCCCGTTAACTTTGACGCCGTCAAACTCGCCAACGTCACTCCACCTAACTTACTCTTTGTTCTTCTTCGTCCAATGTGTGTGTATAAATTAACTACActtaatcatgcatgtcacctAAAAGAGTGTGTGTTTTCTCCTGAATTCCACTATTGTTTGAGCTTTTGGGCTTTCCAACATGGATCTTCTCTTCCTTGAGAAATCCCTCATCAGTGTTTTCTTGGTCATTGTTGTCGCCATAGTCGTTTCAAAGCTGCGGGGAAAGAAGTTCCGGCTTCCTCCAGGCCCCATCCCAGTGCCCGTATTTGGAAACTGGCTTCAAGTTGGAGATGACTTGAACCACCGAAATCTGTCCGATTATGCCAAGAAATTTGGCGACATATTCATGCTTCGAATGGGGCAGCGTAATCTTGTGGTTGTCTCCTCGCCTGAGTGGGCGAAGGAGGTTCTTCACACGCAGGGGGTTGAATTTGGGTCTCGCACCAGGTGTTTGGTCTTTTCTTTGGTGTTAGCTGTTTGTTTTTCGAATATTTTATTCATAGTATTTTCAAagatttgttatatttttacagGGGAGAATACTTTTTTTTTGAGAACGACAGTTCGCACAAGAATTTACTGGTCATATATTGATTCTATTAGATTCTGATATCAATGTTCCTGTTTAATCTCCATGAACAGGAACGTCGTGTTCGACATTTTCACTGGAAAAGGGCAGGACATGGTGTTCACCGTCTATGGCGAGCACTGGCGCAAGATGCGGAGGATAATGACAGTACCCTTTTTCACAAACAAGGTTGTGCAACAGTACCGCCATGGCTGGGAAGCCGAAGCTGCGGCTGTAGTCGAAGACGTGAAGAAGAATCCGGAGTCAGCGACTAACGGGATCGTTTTGAGGAGGCGACTGCAATTGATGATGTACAACAATATGTTCAGGATTCTGTTCGATAGGAGGTTTGAGAGTGAGGATGATCCTCTGTTTATGAAGCTTAGAGCATTGAACGGCGAGAGGAGTCGATTGGCGCAGAGCTTTGAGTATAATTACGGCGATTTCATACCAATTCTGAGGCCTTTCTTGAGAGGGTATCTCAGGATTTGCAAGGAAGTCAAGGACAGGAGGTTGCAGTTGTTCAAGGATTACTTCGTTGATGAGAGGAAGTAAGTTGCACACACAATAAAATGTAACAGAAAACACGACTGGAAAGGTattaaattcatgaattttactCGACTGCAGGAAGCTATCTGCCACAAAGCCAACGAACAATGATGGCCTTAAATGCGCCATCGATCACATTCTTGAAGCTCAGCAGAAAGGAGAAATCAACGAGGATAATGTCCTCTACATAGTCGAAAACATCAATGTTGCTGGTAAATTTCTCTGTCAACGCAATTGTATTTACCTTAACTTAACAACTCTTCCTAGTTAACGATTCGTGTCACTAACTGTCTGGTTGGTGGGTGGTGGGTGGGTGGTCGGTTGCTGGGGTATGAATGtcaatagatttttttttctttttaatatcaTATTCGCCCATAACAAACCTAACTGGATTCCGGTAGTACCCTCATACTACATCTAATagtacaatttttattttggctATTTGGATTCCCTATATTTGTGAGGACCTCACGTGACCAGATTAATTTTGGACTATTTGATTTTATCATAAGGTATTATCTTTATGTTAACATAAACTAACATATAGGTGATATCTTGTCAAAACGGTGTATGTTTCGTGTTAGATTGACTCGATGCGGTTGCGTATCTTGTATGAGTAACTATTGGTCATGCGTGTTTTGCTGGTTTGATGTATGCTCGTCACCTACTTTCCTTCTTGGTTGCGTACACATAAACGAGCTTCCTTTGATGGGTATGAATTAATTTCATCCTCGGATCAATATCTCTATTGCACATGACGTCACAAAGTCATAAACCTCTATACCTGATCCtgttttttcttggtttttttttttttaaaaaaaaatgggaaTATTTTAATAAACCCAGAAGGTATTTAAAATCGTTCTTAAGTTTTTGTCTGAATTTgtcattattttgtttttccgATTTCACGATTAACTTGGCTAAATTTTGCACCCATGTATTTCCATGGCCAGCAATTGAAACAACACTTTGGTCAATAGAATGGGGCATTGCCGAACTAGTCAATCATCCTGAAATCCAGAAAAAACTCCGTGACGAGCTCGACAGCGTGCTCGGACCAGGTGTACCAATTACAGAACCAGATACCAACAAGCTCCCGTACCTCCAAGCCGTGATCAAAGAAACTCTACGTCTCCGGATGGCCATTCCTCTTTTAGTGCCACACATGAACCTCCACGATGCAAAGCTTAATGGTTATGATATCCCTGCCGAAAGCAAGATTTTGGTTAACGCGTGGTGGCTAGCTAACAATCCCTCCAACTGGAAGAAACCGGAAGAGTTCAGGCCGGAAAGATTTTTGGAGGAGGAGTCGAATGTTGAAGCAAATGGGAATGATTTTCGTTATCTTCCATTCGGGGTTGGAAGGAGGAGTTGCCCTGGGATTATTCTTGCTTTGCCTATTCTTGGCATCATTTTGGGACGACTTGTGCAGAATTTCGAGATGTTGCCTCCACCGGGACAGTCGAAGCTCGACACCAGCGAGAAGGGCGGACAGTTCAGTCTTCACATATTGAAGCACTCCACCATTGTGCTAAAGCCAAGATCCTAATAACTTGTAAAGGGATTGGAATGCGTTTTCGTCTTATTATTGTTGATCAGAGTGATAATTGGGCTTTCCAAGAAACACCAACCTTGTAATATTTCTgatgaattatattaaatttaatatatataatatgtacaaatttcaaaatatttttgttgtatcTCAATCAATCTTCAGCAGATGATCTTGACCCTTGATGTGGTGACAGGGCCAAATAGATAGAGTGGACAATAAAAAGCATAATTCGAAAAAAATTTgggaaatataattatatttaataaataaatttattaaaaatattaagaatTGTGAGGGATGAAGAGCCGTGTTATGTAAcaccaaataataaatatattaagcgTGTACCATAAAGTTGAAATGTTAATACTtgaactaataataataataaataaaattataactactcttttttctttgaagaaatttAAGTACTCTTTTTAGTCATGATTATGTTTTTGTGAGATGAttttacgaatctttatatgtgagatgaGTTAACGCTAcgaatattcataataaaagtaatactcttagcataaaaagtaatatttttttcatggatgacctaaataagagatatttttagcataaaaagtaacactttttcatggatgatctaaataagatattaatctcataaaatacgatcagTAAGATTATCACTCACAAGTTTTTACTTTAGTTGATTTGTTCTGTGTTATCATCTCAGATTTTATAATTCAATGGCAGAAAACGTCTTTATCACCACCCGAGATGATGTTAAGTGAATAGGGCTAGAAAAGCAAATTCGAGGTACTATTTTCAACTGCAGCTACACTTTTTCAATCATAGTTTCAACGTAAAAATGGATTTGGAACCTGTTGTGTAAAAAGCTGTGCATTTCTTTTAcaaaatgatgatcatgatTCAAGGAACTTTACACAGTGTTAGATTGTGTGCAAATAAAGGCACAAGTTTGATCCAAACTTAGcaaactggtatcagagccaagttgGGTGGAAGAATGGAATCTCTAAGATTCAACATCGAGAATTTTACGGATTGAAGATGCGTGCTCTACTTTTTCAGCAAGGTCTAGAAGAAACGCTGATGGGTGAAACTCTTGGGAATTCGGTTTTCACGTGTCCAAAACATagcgaaaatttaaaaatttttattttgacgtTCAAATAACGTATTTGGACACTCATATGGTTTAAAGGAATAAATCATTCATAGGGTATTAATAAGTATACATTTAGTGAATAAATTACTTGGCAACAACTATTCCAGAATTGACAGAATAGCACTTAGTAGTATTTTCTATGAACAatctttttgaaattttttttca
Proteins encoded:
- the LOC140959554 gene encoding trans-cinnamate 4-monooxygenase, translated to MDLLFLEKSLISVFLVIVVAIVVSKLRGKKFRLPPGPIPVPVFGNWLQVGDDLNHRNLSDYAKKFGDIFMLRMGQRNLVVVSSPEWAKEVLHTQGVEFGSRTRNVVFDIFTGKGQDMVFTVYGEHWRKMRRIMTVPFFTNKVVQQYRHGWEAEAAAVVEDVKKNPESATNGIVLRRRLQLMMYNNMFRILFDRRFESEDDPLFMKLRALNGERSRLAQSFEYNYGDFIPILRPFLRGYLRICKEVKDRRLQLFKDYFVDERKKLSATKPTNNDGLKCAIDHILEAQQKGEINEDNVLYIVENINVAAIETTLWSIEWGIAELVNHPEIQKKLRDELDSVLGPGVPITEPDTNKLPYLQAVIKETLRLRMAIPLLVPHMNLHDAKLNGYDIPAESKILVNAWWLANNPSNWKKPEEFRPERFLEEESNVEANGNDFRYLPFGVGRRSCPGIILALPILGIILGRLVQNFEMLPPPGQSKLDTSEKGGQFSLHILKHSTIVLKPRS